The following are encoded in a window of Castanea sativa cultivar Marrone di Chiusa Pesio chromosome 5, ASM4071231v1 genomic DNA:
- the LOC142633657 gene encoding cysteine-rich receptor-like protein kinase 5, with the protein MFLTPEISESEQAEHKTDHINMCIPSFIVSMHLVLLSTLISLSIRGEAAEYRYQFCSNQTTFSPNSTYQSNLNNLLSFLNANSTRETGFYSTTVGQTQTPENTVFGLFLCRGDLATNECQECVSTATKEIVQQYCPEEKVAVVWYDECMLRYSNRTFFSVMEAEPRMILWNLLDITERDRFLQLVEKSLSDLVPVAVNALSGAKRFGTKETKFTDSQTLYNLVQCLPDLSSFDCNRCLREAITNLSTAFGGKRGGRVLNPSCNVRYEVFAFYHVQAVPAPGPGPKGKGKSSTVIAIVIAVTIAASLVLVILLYCFRRRRARMKSNDIKEENTQNSDRLLNYHAASEITTIESLQFDFGTIEVATNKFSDDNKIGEGGFGKVYKGVLPEGKEVAVKRFSMKSLQGLEEFKNEVILLAKLQHKNLVRLLGCGIEGEEKLLVYEFMHNKSLDNFIFDSKRRSQLDWKTYYDIINGIARGLLYLHEDSRLKIIHRDLKPSNVLLDHNTVAKISDFGMARIFSENQNIANTKRVVGTYGYMAPEYAMEGVFSVKSDVFSFGVILLEIISGKRSSGFYLTEHSQTLLAYAWRLWNEDKVLEFVDNFLMESGSTSEIVKCIHIGLLCVEENPQDRPTMSTVVVMLGSESIALPKPKRPAFSVAKFMSRDEISVNELSFSTIVPK; encoded by the exons ATGTTCCTGACTCCTGAGATTTCTGAGTCTGAGCAGGCTGAGCACAAGACTGATCATATAAATATGTGCATCCCTTCTTTCATTGTCTCGATGCACCTAGTGCTCCTTTCCACACTCATCTCCCTAAGCATTAGGGGTGAAGCAGCAGAATACCGCTACCAATTCTGTTCAAACCAAACCACTTTCTCCCCCAATAGCACCTACCAGTCCAACCTCAACAACCTCCTCTCTTTCCTTAACGCAAATTCCACGCGTGAAACCGGTTTCTACAGCACCACCGTGGGTCAAACTCAAACCCCAGAGAACACAGTTTTCGGCCTCTTCCTCTGCCGCGGTGACCTCGCCACCAATGAGTGCCAAGAGTGCGTGTCAACAGCAACCAAAGAGATTGTTCAGCAGTACTGCCCAGAAGAAAAAGTGGCCGTGGTATGGTATGATGAATGCATGTTACGCTACTCAAATCGAACGTTCTTCTCCGTCATGGAAGCCGAGCCGAGAATGATTCTGTGGAACTTGTTGGATATAACAGAGCGAGATCGCTTCCTTCAGCTAGTGGAAAAATCATTGAGTGACTTGGTGCCAGTGGCCGTAAATGCTTTGTCTGGTGCTAAAAGATTTGGTACCAAAGAAACCAAATTTACTGACTCGCAAACGCTATACAACCTTGTACAGTGCCTCCCTGACCTATCCAGCTTTGATTGCAATAGGTGTCTTCGGGAAGCCATAACGAACTTGTCCACAGCTTTTGGTGGAAAGAGAGGGGGTCGAGTACTGAATCCTAGTTGTAACGTTAGGTATGAAGTTTTCGCGTTTTACCATGTTCAAGCTGTTCCCGCACCAGGACCTGGACCAAAAG GGAAAGGCAAAAGCTCAACTGTAATAGCTATCGTAATTGCTGTTACAATTGCTGCCTCTTTGGTGCTAGTCATTCTGCTTTACTGTTTCCGAAGGAGGAGAGCAAGAATGAAGTCCAATGATATAAAAGAAGAGAATACTCAAAATTCTGATCGCCTCCTCAATTATCATG CTGCAAGTGAAATAACAACTATAGAATCCTTGCAATTTGATTTTGGGACAATTGAAGTTGCAACAAACAAATTCTCAGATGACAACAAGATTGGTGAAGGTGGATTTGGTAAAGTTTACAAG GGTGTGCTACCTGAAGGGAAGGAAGTAGCAGTTAAAAGGTTCTCAATGAAGTCATTGCAAGGCTTAGAGGAGTTCAAAAATGAGGTCATACTTCTTGCAAAACTTCAGCACAAAAATCTTGTGAGGCTATTGGGATGTGGCATAGAGGGAGAGGAAAAGTTGCTTGTATACGAGTTTATGCACAACAAAAGccttgataattttatttttg ATTCAAAAAGGAGGTCGCAACTTGATTGGAAGACTTACTATGACATAATTAATGGGATTGCTAGAGGACTTCTATATCTTCACGaggactctagacttaaaatcATTCACAGAGACTTGAAACCTAGTAATGTGTTGTTGGACCATAACACGGTTGCCAAAATATCGGATTTTGGAATGGCGAGGATCTTTTCTGAAAACCAAAATATAGCTAACACCAAAAGAGTTGTAGGAACATA TGGATACATGGCTCCAGAATATGCAATGGAAGGAGTATTTTCAGTTAAGTCAGATGTCTTCAGCTTTGGTGTAATCTTACTTGAGATTATTAGTGGAAAAAGGAGTAGTGGCTTCTATCTCACTGAACATTCGCAGACACTCCTAGCATAT GCATGGAGACTATGGAATGAAGATAAAGTGTTAGAGTTCGTGGACAACTTCTTGATGGAATCAGGTTCGACATCAGAAATTGTAAAGTGCATACATATTGGACTTTTGTGTGTTGAGGAAAATCCACAAGACAGACCCACCATGTCGACTGTGGTAGTTATGCTGGGAAGTGAATCAATAGCGCTTCCTAAACCAAAACGCCCTGCATTTTCAGTGGCTAAATTCATGTCGAGGGATGAAATCTCTGTAAATGAGCTAAGTTTTTCTACTATTGTACCAAAATGA